The following are encoded in a window of Sphaerisporangium siamense genomic DNA:
- a CDS encoding UdgX family uracil-DNA binding protein (This protein belongs to the uracil DNA glycosylase superfamily, members of which act in excision repair of DNA. However, it belongs more specifically to UdgX branch, whose founding member was found to bind uracil in DNA (where it does not belong), without cleaving it, appears to promote DNA repair by a pathway involving RecA, rather than base excision.), which yields MTTADGEAYDASPYVPEGADLDELRAAAADCHGCPLYRDATQTVFGEGAPSARVLLVGEQPGDQEDRQGHPFVGPAGRVLERALGEAGVDPGETYVTNAVKHFKFTVRDGGKKRIHKPPSLREMAACRPWLAAEMRLIRPEVVVALGATAGKTLLGPSFRVSDRRGVPEPFPGEKPELWRHVMGEGRACLVATIHPSAVLRADDRDAMYAGLLSDLRRVADALR from the coding sequence GTGACCACCGCCGACGGAGAAGCCTACGACGCCTCGCCGTACGTGCCCGAGGGCGCCGACCTGGACGAACTGCGCGCCGCGGCCGCGGACTGCCACGGCTGCCCGCTCTACCGCGACGCCACCCAGACCGTCTTCGGCGAGGGCGCCCCCTCGGCCCGCGTGTTGCTCGTCGGCGAGCAGCCGGGCGACCAGGAGGACCGGCAGGGCCACCCGTTCGTCGGACCGGCCGGGCGGGTGCTGGAACGCGCGCTCGGCGAGGCCGGCGTCGACCCCGGCGAGACCTACGTCACCAACGCCGTCAAACACTTCAAGTTCACCGTGCGCGACGGCGGCAAGAAGCGCATCCACAAGCCGCCGAGCCTGCGTGAGATGGCGGCCTGCCGGCCGTGGCTGGCCGCCGAGATGCGGCTCATCCGGCCCGAGGTGGTCGTCGCGCTCGGCGCCACCGCCGGGAAGACGCTGCTGGGCCCCTCCTTCCGGGTGAGCGACCGGCGCGGCGTGCCGGAACCCTTCCCCGGCGAGAAGCCGGAACTGTGGAGGCACGTCATGGGTGAGGGCCGCGCCTGCCTGGTCGCGACGATCCACCCCTCGGCGGTCCTGCGCGCCGACGACCGCGACGCGATGTACGCGGGCCTGCTCTCCGACCTGCGCCGCGTGGCGGACGCCTTGCGCTGA
- a CDS encoding AAA family ATPase has protein sequence MGEWAAPAGAPITAGGSESGREAGAAGESDPGREAGATEAFPILPYSYVVGQDALCRALEIAYVVPAVGGVLVSGERGTAKSTTVRAFARMMYGELPVTLPMNVTDDRVIGGWRIDALMAGRTEPQPGLLEHAGRQGMLYIDEVNLLDDHIVNLILDVVSTGLLVVQREGLDRPEIPLSFTLVGTMNPEEGTLRPQLLDRFGLLVPVTAEPDPLVRREILRTVLRFDEERARPSSDWLGQGAVLDRERHARIVAARETVHDIRPDDDTVSLCARVAAEFHVAGHRGEIVMAHAARATAALQGRTTLIPDDVRAVAPQALIHRRREAAYGDGLDWTDKDQDRLDKVIDEA, from the coding sequence TTGGGCGAATGGGCGGCACCGGCAGGAGCGCCGATCACGGCCGGCGGATCGGAATCGGGACGGGAGGCGGGCGCGGCCGGCGAATCGGATCCGGGGCGGGAGGCGGGCGCGACCGAGGCGTTCCCCATCCTCCCTTACAGCTACGTCGTCGGGCAGGACGCGCTGTGCCGGGCCCTGGAGATCGCCTACGTCGTGCCCGCCGTGGGCGGCGTCCTGGTCAGCGGCGAGCGCGGCACCGCCAAATCCACCACCGTGCGCGCCTTCGCGCGCATGATGTACGGCGAGCTGCCCGTCACGCTGCCCATGAACGTCACCGACGACCGGGTCATCGGCGGCTGGCGCATCGACGCGCTGATGGCGGGCAGGACCGAGCCGCAGCCGGGGCTGCTCGAACACGCGGGCCGCCAGGGCATGCTCTACATCGACGAGGTCAACCTCCTGGACGACCACATCGTCAACCTCATCCTCGACGTCGTGTCCACCGGCCTGCTCGTCGTCCAGCGCGAAGGCCTGGACCGCCCCGAGATCCCGCTGTCGTTCACGCTCGTCGGCACCATGAACCCCGAGGAGGGCACGCTGCGGCCCCAGCTCCTCGACCGCTTCGGCCTGCTCGTCCCGGTGACCGCGGAGCCCGACCCGCTCGTGCGGCGCGAGATCCTGCGCACCGTGTTGCGCTTCGACGAGGAGCGCGCCCGGCCGTCCTCCGACTGGCTCGGCCAGGGCGCGGTGCTGGACCGGGAGCGCCACGCCAGGATCGTCGCCGCGCGCGAGACCGTCCACGACATCCGGCCGGACGACGACACCGTGTCGCTGTGCGCGCGCGTCGCCGCCGAGTTCCACGTCGCCGGCCATCGGGGCGAGATCGTCATGGCCCACGCCGCCCGCGCCACCGCCGCGCTCCAGGGCCGCACCACCCTCATCCCCGACGACGTCCGCGCGGTGGCCCCGCAGGCCCTCATCCACCGCCGCCGCGAGGCCGCCTACGGCGACGGCCTGGACTGGACCGACAAGGACCAGGACCGCCTGGACAAGGTCATCGACGAGGCGTGA
- a CDS encoding CHAT domain-containing protein: MAGETLPQSRVTEARGAGDVRMRVVEDAGDPMVFDVVEADLGAGLPEGMALLTVVPVHQEGGAPGFRLRGVCCCGETTEFAEVYGRPRLDLRQLDSKGGELPADVLSFMQVWSRPKAELTRWLDRRIVAHGDRLQLVIWDDTGYRIPWELFWLDYDGGRSEGWLGGVVTLTRWLSIRTAWPETVRDYRSAHTCTGPVAAYVEPRMTHDHALLTSYHVERSDSMPALAKALREYGTALALVYVACHGEFGDQVTESALGGLPLLLADTMKFLRLRSAATMVFLNACQSGSLGYDTDRFNDRVLRGFAEVFLRSGAAGVLATSGNVGDREAWEMARELFRHMREHPGRPVAEALRTLRARAATLSPADLAGVSGTAADAELLPLLYRFMYVYYGSPRTLVTPDVALGAS, encoded by the coding sequence GTGGCCGGGGAAACGCTGCCGCAGAGCCGGGTCACGGAGGCCCGGGGCGCGGGGGACGTGCGGATGCGGGTGGTCGAGGACGCGGGCGACCCGATGGTGTTCGACGTCGTCGAGGCCGACCTCGGAGCCGGGCTGCCGGAGGGCATGGCCCTGCTCACGGTCGTCCCCGTCCACCAGGAGGGGGGCGCGCCCGGCTTCCGGCTGCGCGGCGTCTGCTGCTGCGGCGAGACCACCGAGTTCGCCGAGGTCTACGGGCGTCCGCGACTGGACCTGCGCCAACTGGACTCCAAGGGCGGTGAGCTGCCCGCCGACGTGCTGAGCTTCATGCAGGTCTGGTCACGGCCGAAGGCCGAGCTGACCCGCTGGCTGGACCGCCGCATCGTCGCCCACGGCGACCGGCTCCAGCTCGTGATCTGGGACGACACCGGATACCGCATCCCGTGGGAGCTGTTCTGGCTCGACTACGACGGCGGCAGGTCGGAGGGATGGCTCGGCGGCGTCGTCACGCTGACCCGGTGGCTGTCCATCCGCACCGCCTGGCCGGAGACCGTCCGCGACTACCGCTCCGCGCACACCTGCACCGGCCCGGTGGCCGCCTACGTCGAGCCCCGGATGACCCACGACCACGCCCTGCTCACCTCCTACCACGTGGAGCGGAGCGACAGCATGCCCGCCCTGGCCAAGGCGCTCCGCGAGTACGGGACCGCGCTCGCCCTGGTCTACGTGGCCTGTCACGGCGAGTTCGGCGACCAGGTGACCGAATCCGCTCTCGGTGGCCTGCCGCTGCTGCTCGCCGACACGATGAAGTTCCTGCGGCTGCGGTCGGCGGCGACGATGGTGTTCCTCAACGCCTGCCAGTCGGGCTCGCTCGGATACGACACCGACCGGTTCAACGACCGGGTGCTGCGCGGGTTCGCCGAGGTGTTCCTGCGCTCCGGAGCGGCAGGCGTGCTCGCCACCAGCGGGAACGTCGGCGACCGCGAGGCGTGGGAGATGGCGCGCGAGCTGTTCCGGCACATGCGCGAGCACCCGGGCCGTCCGGTGGCGGAGGCGCTGCGCACGCTGCGGGCCCGCGCGGCGACGCTGTCCCCCGCCGACCTGGCCGGCGTGTCGGGGACGGCGGCCGATGCGGAGCTTCTTCCGCTTTTATATCGGTTCATGTACGTCTATTACGGGAGCCCGCGCACGCTGGTGACCCCGGACGTGGCCTTGGGGGCGTCATGA
- a CDS encoding tetratricopeptide repeat protein: protein MNGAVPGGAAATSGARLRLEPVVSWPRDMTAGRPHLVAVDLRLAGPPEEWPYDEEEFAFTCLLDGSRAFSVAALRDAAVIVHRFGGSYGPAEFLVTPEPGPRDRALLLTIVTPRGVMIRTTELPVRVHAEPPAGLPVPTFPVMSGIAAAEAEGSGVYYSDGYVGRARPAEPLPANDIPVATDDEAPRRVCAAIDIVAYGEATPRIQAELQRETRLAVSAALTATGHDAGEFTVSDGGDGMLIVFPQGAVDAGLVPLFLYGLRAALAQDDLLEPQGPRLRLGVALAVGSVLPGPVGFGGSAVVSVARMLGSAPLREALADAPEADVAIIVTDALRRRAEGDRIAGPDAPEFTRVTTVTKGSMDVFWIAVPAALEPAGLVAADEGEQGDETGEETVRPPKGQPAVETTGPRGVPELPEAARRPEDEQPPLTQAERHYRSSLSIAERLVASDPANVEAQRDLSIAHINLGNLLSAQGELSLAEPHYRDSLAIAERLATAHPANTQFRRDLSISHNNLANLSNAKGDLPQAELHYRSSITIAQRLVTDDPADAQVQRDLGVYHSNLGDLLTASGDLKGAERHYGRSLAIAGALAGAHPADAQVQRDLSVYFNKVGDVLAARGDLTGAESHYRNGLVIAERLAYWDPDGGEAQRDLSISHNRVGDMLMARGDVAGAEGHYRAGLAIAVDLLARDPGGAVARRDLNISHNKVGDTLSARGDFAGAESHYRAGLGLAEALADLDPRRSEAQRDLSLSHNSLGDLYTRQGDLTRAEDHFRRALLIAERLVDHDPSRPGNHRDLGIYHNKLGDVALAQGRAEDAGRHFGTSLSITERLVAGEPGNLQLQRDLSVYHNKIGDVYAVRGEYDAAERHFRDGLVIAERLAAGDPGNVQAQRDLSISHNKLGDLLSRRGKPGQAATHHRAARQALEGEEGTDAG from the coding sequence ATGAACGGTGCCGTGCCCGGTGGAGCCGCCGCCACCTCCGGCGCCCGGCTACGCCTTGAGCCCGTCGTGAGCTGGCCGCGCGACATGACCGCGGGACGGCCTCACCTGGTCGCGGTGGACCTCCGCCTCGCGGGCCCGCCGGAGGAATGGCCGTACGACGAGGAGGAGTTCGCGTTCACCTGCCTGCTGGACGGCTCGCGGGCGTTCTCCGTGGCCGCGCTGCGGGACGCCGCGGTCATCGTCCACCGCTTCGGCGGCTCCTACGGCCCCGCCGAGTTCCTCGTCACCCCGGAGCCGGGCCCGCGCGACCGCGCGCTGCTCCTCACCATCGTCACCCCCCGCGGCGTGATGATCCGCACCACCGAACTCCCCGTCCGCGTCCACGCCGAACCCCCCGCCGGCCTCCCCGTCCCGACATTCCCGGTCATGTCCGGCATCGCGGCCGCCGAGGCCGAGGGAAGCGGCGTCTACTACTCCGACGGGTACGTGGGGCGCGCCCGGCCCGCGGAACCTCTACCCGCGAACGACATCCCCGTCGCCACGGACGACGAGGCCCCGCGCCGCGTGTGCGCCGCCATCGACATCGTCGCCTACGGCGAGGCGACCCCGCGGATCCAGGCCGAGCTGCAACGTGAGACGCGACTGGCGGTGTCCGCGGCGCTGACCGCCACCGGGCACGACGCCGGCGAGTTCACCGTCAGCGACGGGGGCGACGGAATGTTGATCGTGTTCCCTCAAGGGGCCGTGGACGCCGGGCTGGTCCCCTTGTTCCTGTACGGGCTTCGTGCGGCGCTGGCCCAGGACGACCTGTTGGAGCCCCAGGGGCCGCGCCTGCGGCTGGGCGTCGCGCTCGCGGTGGGGTCCGTGCTCCCGGGTCCGGTCGGGTTCGGCGGCTCGGCCGTGGTCAGCGTGGCCCGGATGCTCGGATCGGCCCCGTTGCGCGAGGCCCTGGCCGACGCGCCCGAGGCCGATGTGGCGATCATCGTCACCGACGCGCTGCGCCGGCGGGCCGAGGGCGATCGCATCGCCGGCCCGGACGCCCCGGAGTTCACCCGGGTGACGACCGTCACGAAAGGCTCCATGGACGTCTTCTGGATCGCCGTCCCGGCCGCCCTGGAGCCCGCCGGGCTCGTCGCCGCCGACGAAGGCGAGCAGGGTGACGAAACGGGCGAGGAGACCGTGCGGCCCCCGAAAGGGCAGCCGGCCGTGGAGACGACAGGACCGCGGGGCGTGCCGGAGCTCCCGGAAGCCGCGCGCCGTCCGGAGGACGAGCAGCCGCCGCTCACCCAGGCCGAACGCCACTACCGCAGCAGCCTCTCCATCGCCGAGCGCCTGGTGGCCTCCGATCCCGCCAACGTGGAGGCGCAGCGGGATCTGAGCATCGCGCACATCAACCTGGGCAACCTGCTCAGCGCCCAAGGGGAACTCTCCCTCGCGGAGCCGCACTACCGGGACAGCCTCGCCATCGCCGAACGACTCGCCACCGCGCATCCCGCCAACACCCAGTTCCGGCGGGACCTGAGCATCTCGCACAACAACCTGGCGAACCTGTCCAACGCCAAGGGCGACCTCCCCCAGGCGGAACTGCACTACCGCAGCAGCATCACCATCGCCCAGCGGCTCGTCACCGACGACCCCGCCGACGCGCAGGTGCAACGGGACCTCGGCGTCTACCACAGCAACCTCGGCGATCTGCTCACCGCCTCGGGCGACCTCAAGGGGGCGGAGCGTCACTACGGCAGGAGCCTGGCCATCGCAGGGGCCCTGGCCGGCGCCCACCCCGCCGACGCGCAGGTGCAGCGGGACCTCAGCGTGTACTTCAACAAGGTGGGGGACGTGCTCGCCGCGCGGGGCGACCTCACGGGGGCGGAGAGCCATTACCGCAACGGCCTGGTCATCGCCGAGCGCCTGGCGTACTGGGACCCGGACGGCGGCGAGGCGCAGCGCGACCTGAGCATCTCCCACAACCGGGTCGGCGACATGCTCATGGCCCGCGGCGACGTCGCCGGGGCCGAGGGGCACTACCGCGCCGGCCTGGCCATCGCGGTGGACCTCCTCGCCCGGGATCCCGGCGGGGCGGTGGCGCGGCGCGACCTGAACATCTCGCACAACAAGGTCGGCGACACGCTGAGCGCGCGCGGCGACTTCGCCGGGGCGGAGTCGCATTACCGGGCCGGCCTGGGCCTCGCCGAGGCGCTCGCCGATCTCGATCCCCGCAGGTCCGAGGCCCAGCGGGATCTGAGCCTGTCGCACAACAGCCTGGGCGACCTGTACACCCGGCAAGGTGACCTGACCCGTGCCGAGGACCACTTCCGCCGGGCCCTGCTGATCGCCGAGCGGCTGGTCGACCACGACCCCTCCCGTCCGGGCAACCATCGCGACCTGGGCATCTATCACAACAAGCTGGGGGACGTGGCGCTGGCGCAGGGCCGGGCCGAGGACGCCGGGCGGCACTTCGGCACGAGCCTGTCGATCACCGAGCGGCTGGTCGCCGGGGAACCGGGCAACCTCCAGCTCCAGCGCGACCTCAGTGTCTACCACAACAAGATCGGGGACGTGTACGCGGTGCGCGGCGAGTACGACGCGGCCGAGCGGCACTTCCGCGACGGCCTGGTGATCGCCGAGCGGCTCGCGGCCGGGGATCCCGGCAACGTCCAGGCGCAGCGTGACCTGAGCATCTCGCACAACAAGCTCGGCGACCTGCTCAGCAGGCGCGGCAAGCCCGGGCAGGCCGCGACCCACCACCGGGCCGCGCGGCAGGCGCTGGAGGGCGAAGAGGGCACCGACGCCGGTTGA